ACAGCAGGGAACGCAAGCATCGTAGTAATTTTCTCTTCTTCAATCTTATCCCAAATAATAGCAGGATTCGAATCAGCTAAGAAAATCATCGTAACGCCATGATAAATACAATTTAAAATAGAAAGCACGCCACTCATATGGAACAATGGATGCACAGATAAAAAGCGTTCACCTGCTGGGATTTCTCTTTGTCCCGCAATTTCAGCAAAATAGTGATGTAAGTTTTTATGTCCAATTACACATGCTTTCGCCTGTCCAGTCGTTCCTGAAGTAAATAAGTAAATGGCGTCGTCTTCTTCATGAACTTCTACGTTCGGTTCTGTCGTTGGCTGTTTTTGCAGCTCTAATTCAAATGAACCAAAACCTTCTTTTGTCGTTTGAATTACATAAGGAATTTCTTTAACAGCATCAACATTTAATAACACTTCACTAAATTCTTCATCAATAACTAACACTTTTAATTTCGCTTCTTTTACAATTGTTTCTAATTCATATACAGTAAGCTGATGATTTAGCGGAATAAATACCGCTCCAATTTTTAAACTTGCCATCATAACGCTTGGAAATGGGTGATTATTTTTGCATAGTATTCCTATACGATCTCCTCTTTGCACACCATTATGTAACAAATAATGTGCAAGCTGATTTACTCGTTCATTATATTGCTGAAACGAATATCTTTTCTTCCCTCCTACAAGCGCTTCCAAATTTGGTGACTGCATTGCTCTCTTTTGTAATAATTGTCGCATCGTTCTCAAGTAAAACTCCCCTTTATATATGTTAGGTTTTTTATTTTACCAGATTAACTA
This DNA window, taken from Bacillus cereus ATCC 14579, encodes the following:
- a CDS encoding class I adenylate-forming enzyme family protein produces the protein MRQLLQKRAMQSPNLEALVGGKKRYSFQQYNERVNQLAHYLLHNGVQRGDRIGILCKNNHPFPSVMMASLKIGAVFIPLNHQLTVYELETIVKEAKLKVLVIDEEFSEVLLNVDAVKEIPYVIQTTKEGFGSFELELQKQPTTEPNVEVHEEDDAIYLFTSGTTGQAKACVIGHKNLHHYFAEIAGQREIPAGERFLSVHPLFHMSGVLSILNCIYHGVTMIFLADSNPAIIWDKIEEEKITTMLAFPAVYSYMLDELNKKERNISTFKVAQSGGTKVPETLIQKYMEKGIYMVQGYGSTEGWVVTSWHPMMGKEKMSSVGKTLKNVEVKIVHPETGHELTTNEVGEIHVKSPYMFKGYWNNEKATKKVVKDNWFNMGDAGMIDDDGFLHIMGRYKDVIIRGGDNVYPDQVEDVIHEIQGVLEVAVVGVPDDFWGEVPRAYIVKDGETTLTEESIIQYCKEKLASYKIPEVVFIDELPKNALGKVLKRELRDVVLVK